One Trichomycterus rosablanca isolate fTriRos1 chromosome 10, fTriRos1.hap1, whole genome shotgun sequence DNA window includes the following coding sequences:
- the si:ch211-136m16.8 gene encoding uncharacterized protein si:ch211-136m16.8, protein MNKHGFARASCDSRVQERSKNVFLKASENKDTDDDASTPREDPLACTDIELSKTEEDHQDGKESKNSQEIRSEPVNEMEDVENLFREPHVSSPREDPLACTDADIINKDDLAKTEEDHLNEKGSKDSQEISSKPEDEMEDVGNLFKELNASSPREDPLACTHTDIINKDDLSKTEEDHQDEKESKDSQEISSKAVNEMEDVENLFKELKEQGIKEGIGVKADIQKVQVEKTEEDQKKNKQRNQGQTEGKNETIRSQMVEGSCLPTQLVISMKEVEDVPSKSLKMKVSDQKVDNICKNLETPQLEHLEHQKTMEILETIDAKDSNLQTIDLSQSDPPIDTDSDISGLQRPKTETLVTEQDLAEALAKLKAGTGNQNDTLENKSEFETKADTEDVMKSSSRKQHLVSEMNQGYTEQGSTTETLQTDDESALEVLEMQMDTDKGIDTEGRTDSNETGSLAEGVVEKVMKTSEEDSKSAVVPQEELDQSYPKKELPDQTTTSISKMVVHPEPEDEISDSTLHEQDETQWINEATLGSVTKLTPETKISSTKQIVTSKHARNNQTCQQEQSEKDSITEVTTELAKDQTKTLDSKDTSETKLEAELNGSELAVTGLQIEALQPLSLPESESAEIWKDTHQDIETTEVELKTTSLEVVKEPTDTEEIAVPEMICQPYTKEDSMLEQFADKEVTKSLMQASFTEAKPVHPEPKDDSPTSLMQELDKTERPDETSVGSTSMSKHEQAESESENKTEGQLSLEAVETTIEVLTELREAKAMILKDTSDTPLEDSTIQDRLAVETELHRPLMDMQVDTENLKTTSLEVVRESRDTEEPAVSEVICQHYTEEDSMLEQFADKEVTKSLMQASFTKAKPVHPEPKDDSPTSSMQELDKTERPNETSVGSTSMSKHEQDELESETKTEGQLSLAAVETTIEVLTELPEAKAMILEDTSKTPLEDRTIQDRSAVEIELHRPLMDMQVDTENLKTTSLEVVEESRDMEELDVPEVICQSYTEEDPMQEQFTDNEVTKSIMKASFTQEKPVLPEPKDDSPTSLMHELNKIERPDETSVGSTSMSKHEQAESESETKTEGQLSLEAVETTSEVLTELPEAKAMIPEDTSDTPLEDRTIQDRSAVETESHRPLMDMQVDTENLKTTSLEVVEEPTDTGEIAVPEVICQSSTEEDPMQEQFTDKEVTKSLMQAPFTQTKPVLPEPKDDSPTSSMQELDKTERPDETSVGSTSMSKHEQAESESETKTEGQLSLEAVETTSEVLTELPEAKAMIPEDTSDTPLEDRTIQDRSAVETESHRPLMDMQVDTENLKTTSLEVVEESTDTGEIAVPEVICQSYTEEDPMQEQFTDKEVTKSLMQAPFTQTKPVLPEPKDDSPTSSMQELDKTERPDETSVGSTNMSKHEQAESESETKTEGQLSLAAVETTFEVLTEVVEATSDTPLEDCTIQDRSAVETESHRPPKDMQMDTEMDTESEISGLIEGSDEDRKKAELETVAEEDVAQQEMSELCYSEEKSPDMMVNELKCHLAEYRYHESSHESVENTLESVIPLEDQSNLGECTALDKIQTEFLGPLNLPESESALDALKILRDIKNEPEKQESTDGLRDKTNFQAASTGVVDELKVALKKKSKYDIQKQILSCKTKTLEAKEMKVEVEASTRDDEKDEHLTTYEEPKGETAVDGDKHLKERSRPGLKRGIKQMESSSRVFQLQQVSFLDLTAQKSKIAVRRPDIRPPKDPRTLINMPSVEPSTLPLPSRPSPLEKSFKEDASTPRKNIIGFKLPGLGAGFPVLRKTEAGKRIKGEEDTPPQKSNAESQPTDEHVKQKPVPDKPDKPKWTPPKHSGMGSPMMMAELKNKLKKNVKE, encoded by the exons TGGAAGATGTTGAGAATCTTTTCAGAGAGCCTCATGTTTCTTCTCCAAGAGAAGATCCACTTGCTTGCACTGATGCGGACATAATAAACAAGGATGACCTTGCTAAAACCGAGGAAGACCACCTCAATGAGAAGGGGAGTAAAGACAGCCAAGAAATAAGTAGCAAACCAGAAGATGAAATGGAAGATGTTGGGAATCTTTTCAAAGAGCTCAATGCTTCTTCTCCAAGAGAGGATCCACTTGCTTGCACTCATACGGACATAATAAACAAGGATGACCTTTCTAAAACAGAGGAAGACCACCAAGATGAGAAGGAGAGTAAAGACAGCCAAGAAATAAGTAGcaaagcagtaaatgaaatggAAGATGTTGAGAATCTATTCAAAGAACTCAAAGAACAAGGAATCAAGGAGGGTATTGGAGTGAAGGCAGACATTCAGAAGGTCCAAGTGGAGAAAACCGAGGAGGAtcagaaaaagaacaaacaaagaaatcaaGGACAGACCGAGGGAAAAAATGAGACAATAAGATCTCAGATGGTGGAGGGGAGTTGTTTACCAACCCAGCTGGTTATTTCCATGAAGGAAGTGGAAGACGTTCCAAGCAAAAGCTTAAAAATGAAGGTTTCTGATCAAAAAGTGGACAATATATGTAAAAATCTGGAGACCCCACAGTTGGAACATCTAGAGCATCAAAAGACAATGGAAATTCTAGAGACCATTGATGCTAAGGATAGTAATTTGCAAACAATAGACCTGAGCCAGTCAGATCCACCTATAGACACCGATTCTGATATCTCTGGATTACAAAGACCAAAGACAGAGACACTCGTGACTGAGCAAGACCTGGCGGAAGCCCTTGCAAAACTGAAAGCAGGGACAGGAAACCAAAATGACACTCTCGAAAACAAGTCCGAATTCGAAACAAAGGCTGATACAGAGGACGTGATGAAATCGAGCTCACGAAAGCAGCACCTAGTCAGTGAAATGAACCAGGGCTACACTGAACAAGGGTCTACAACAGAAACATTGCAGACAGATGATG AATCAGCACTAGAAGTACTGGAGATGCAGATGGATACAGATAAAGGCATTGATACAGAAGGCAGAACTGATTCAAATGAGACTGGATCATTGGCTGAAGGAGTTGTGGAGAAGGTAATGAAGACATCTGAGGAGGATAGCAAGTCAGCTGTGGTTCCACAGGAAGAACTAGACCAGTCCTACCCTAAAAAAGAGTTACCTGACCAAACAACAACATCAATTAGCAAAATGGTTGTACATCCTGAGCCAGAAGATGAAATCTCAGATTCTACCCTGCATGAACAAGATGAAACTCAATGGATCAATGAAGCAACTCTTGGTTCCGTAACCAAACTAACACCAGAGACGAAAATCAGTTCTACTAAACAGATCGTCACGAGTAAGCATGCCAGGAACAATCAGACCTGTCAGCAAGAGCAATCTGAAAAGGACTCGATCACAGAAGTGACCACAGAATTAGCCAAAGATCAGACAAAGACTCTGGATTCTAAGGACACTTCAGAAACCAAACTAGAAGCTGAATTAAATGGTAGCGAGCTTGCAGTAACTGGACTTCAGATTGAAGCCTTACAGCCTTTAAGCCTTCCAGAGAGTGAATCAGCGGAAATATGGAAGGATACACACCAAGACATTGAGACAACTGAGGTTGAATTGAAGACTACCTCATTAGAGGTTGTGAAGGAACCAACAGATACGGAAGAGATAGCTGTACCTGAAATGATTTGCCAACCCTACACTAAAGAAGACTCCATGTTAGAACAGTTCGCAGATAAAGAAGTGACCAAATCATTAATGCAGGCATCATTTACCGAAGCAAAGCCTGTGCATCCAGAGCCGAAAGATGACTCTCCAACTTCTTTGATGCAGGAACTGGACAAAACCGAACGCCCAGATGAAACCAGTGTTGGTTCTACAAGCATGAGTAAGCATGAGCAAGCTGAATCTGAAAGTGAGAATAAAACAGAAGGTCAATTATCTCTAGAGGCTGTGGAGACCACAATTGAAGTCCTAACAGAGTTACGTGAGGCAAAGGCTATGATTCTTAAAGACACTTCTGACACCCCGTTAGAGGATAGCACAATACAGGACAGGTTAGCTGTCGAAACCGAATTGCATAGACCTCTGATGGATATGCAGGTGGATACAGAAAACTTGAAGACTACCTCATTAGAGGTTGTGAGGGAATCAAGAGATACGGAAGAGCCAGCTGTATCTGAAGTGATATGCCAACACTACACTGAAGAAGACTCCATGTTAGAACAGTTCGCAGATAAAGAAGTGACCAAATCATTAATGCAGGCATCATTTACCAAAGCAAAGCCTGTGCATCCAGAGCCGAAAGACGACTCGCCAACTTCTTCAATGCAGGAACTGGACAAAACCGAACGCCCCAATGAAACCAGTGTTGGTTCTACAAGCATGAGTAAGCATGAGCAAGATGAATTGGAAAGTGAGACTAAAACAGAAGGTCAATTATCTCTCGCAGCTGTGGAGACCACAATTGAAGTCCTAACAGAGTTACCTGAGGCAAAGGCTATGATTCTTGAAGACACTTCTAAAACCCCGTTAGAGGATCGCACAATACAGGACAGGTCAGCTGTCGAAATCGAATTGCATAGACCTCTGATGGATATGCAGGTGGATACAGAAAACTTGAAGACTACCTCATTAGAGGTTGTGGAGGAATCAAGAGATATGGAAGAGCTAGATGTACCTGAAGTGATATGCCAATCCTACACTGAAGAAGACCCTATGCAAGAACAGTTCACAGATAATGAAGTGACTAAATCAATAATGAAGGCATCATTTACCCAAGAAAAGCCTGTGCTTCCAGAGCCGAAAGACGACTCACCAACTTCTTTGATGCATGAACTGAACAAAATCGAACGCCCAGATGAAACCAGCGTTGGTTCTACAAGCATGAGTAAACATGAGCAAGCTGAATCGGAAAGTGAGACTAAAACAGAAGGTCAATTATCTCTAGAGGCTGTGGAGACCACATCTGAAGTCCTAACAGAGTTACCTGAGGCAAAGGCTATGATTCCTGAAGACACTTCTGACACCCCGTTAGAGGATCGCACAATACAGGACAGGTCAGCTGTCGAAACCGAATCGCATAGACCTCTGATGGATATGCAGGTGGATACAGAAAACTTGAAGACTACCTCATTAGAGGTTGTGGAGGAACCAACAGATACAGGAGAAATAGCTGTACCTGAAGTGATATGCCAATCCTCCACTGAAGAAGACCCTATGCAAGAACAGTTCACAGATAAAGAAGTGACCAAATCATTAATGCAGGCACCATTTACCCAAACAAAGCCTGTGCTTCCAGAGCCGAAAGACGACTCGCCAACTTCTTCGATGCAGGAACTGGACAAAACCGAACGCCCAGATGAAACCAGTGTTGGTTCTACAAGCATGAGTAAACATGAGCAAGCTGAATCGGAAAGTGAGACTAAAACAGAAGGTCAATTATCTCTAGAGGCTGTGGAGACCACATCTGAAGTCCTAACAGAGTTACCTGAGGCAAAGGCTATGATTCCTGAAGACACTTCTGACACCCCATTAGAGGATCGCACAATACAGGACAGGTCAGCTGTCGAAACCGAATCGCATAGACCTCTGATGGATATGCAGGTGGATACAGAAAACTTGAAGACTACCTCATTAGAGGTTGTGGAGGAATCAACAGATACGGGAGAAATAGCTGTACCTGAAGTGATATGCCAATCCTACACTGAAGAAGACCCTATGCAAGAACAGTTCACAGATAAAGAAGTGACCAAATCATTAATGCAGGCACCATTTACCCAAACAAAGCCTGTGCTTCCAGAGCCGAAAGACGACTCGCCAACTTCTTCGATGCAGGAACTGGACAAAACCGAACGCCCAGATGAAACCAGTGTTGGTTCTACAAACATGAGTAAACATGAGCAAGCTGAATCTGAAAGTGAGACTAAAACAGAAGGTCAATTATCTCTCGCAGCTGTGGAGACCACATTTGAAGTCCTAACAGAGGTAGTTGAGGCAACTTCTGATACCCCGTTAGAGGATTGCACAATACAGGACAGGTCAGCTGTCGAAACCGAATCGCATAGACCTCCGAAGGATATGCAGATGGATACAGAAATGGATACAGAGTCTGAAATAAGTGGCTTGATCGAGGGATCGGATGAGGATAGGAAGAAAGCAGAGTTAGAGACCGTTGCTGAGGAAGACGTTGCGCAACAGGAAATGTCAGAGCTGTGCTACTCTGAAGAAAAATCACCTGATATGATGGTGAATGAACTCAAATGTCATCTAGCCGAATACAGATATCATGAATCATCTCATGAAAGTGTAGAGAACACTTTGGAATCAGTGATTCCATTAGAGGATCAATCAAACCTTGGCGAGTGCACAGCACTGGATAAAATACAGACTGAATTTTTAGGACCTTTAAACCTTCCAGAAAGTGAATCAGCACTAGATGCTTTGAAGATACTAAGAGATATTAAAAACGAACCTGAAAAACAAGAGAGTACAGATGGATTGAGAGATAAAACCAATTTCCAAGCTGCTTCGACGGGAGTTGTGGATGAATTAAAGGTTGCATTGAAGAAGAAATCCAAGTATGATATCCAAAAGCAGATATTATCATGTAAAACAAAGACTCTGGAAGCAAAGGAGATGAAGGTTGAAGTGGAAGCGTCAACAAGAGACGACGAAAAGGATGAGCATCTGACCACGTATGAAGAACCTAAGGGAGAAACAGCAGTAGATGGTGATAAACATCTAAAGGAAAGAAGCAGACCAGGACTGAAGAGAGGGATTAAACAAATGGAGTCTTCATCGAGAGTCTTTCAACTTCAACAG GTTTCCTTCTTGGACCTTACGGCACAGAAGTCAAAGATTGCTGTAAGAAGGCCCGATATTCGACCACCCAAGGACCCTCGTACGCTAATCAACATGCCTTCCGTGGAGCCCTCGACTCTTCCTCTTCCTTCACGACCCAGCCCTTTGGAAAAATCTTTTAAAGAAGATGCATCAACACCAAGGAAAAACATAATCGGGTTTAAACTCCCTG GTTTGGGTGCTGGTTTCCCTGTGTTAAGAAAAACAGAGGCTGGTAAAAGAATAAAAGGTGAAGAAGATACACCTCCACAG AAGTCTAACGCAGAGTCACAGCCAACAGACGAACATGTCAAGCAAAAGCCCGTCCCGGATAAACCCGATAAACCAAAATGGACACCACCAAAGcattctgg GATGGGAAGCCCCATGatgatggcagagctgaagAACAAGCTCAAAAAGAATGTAAAGGAATAA